The following proteins are encoded in a genomic region of Nicotiana sylvestris chromosome 4, ASM39365v2, whole genome shotgun sequence:
- the LOC104249603 gene encoding N-acetylglucosaminyl-phosphatidylinositol biosynthetic protein gpi1 isoform X5, whose translation MFTYVVFYGIPVFGGHHYSLGFKSSSDGVTNHCKKPEWVKDLNRKQPYLDLDAVILSINTANAAKVFTEAYCSAKRSRVSFHFFCMFSILTWQLLAVLLASFSTIFYVVLQSFHVLSHVSQSYIYVALEKVFCNTCKNLEIRCCQLLYWPVFLKDYGLRSQSCVEYAEKAAFHKHSMWTSLVVDLLLGNFLGIILWCRAREACAWISVFSENATNYLLRTGCVWLMGNPAGFKLNTELAGVLGTISLIAIQIWSTIWWLLGLFLIHLIKVVAVFGSLFGLTAAAALIIDTISLATTHVSTLQWLLTLLYSWQIQAVDALWRLFRGRKWNPLRQRLDSYAYSVEQHVVGSLLFTPLLLLLPTTSLFYIFFTIMKTTISFVCIAIQFGISIIHATPYIKIFIWFVRRKRFPCGLWFDIVLCQRNATNSSEVKSAEKTASGSENSLRASCCRSTVLVSFLHSNFLNLRQVVWPHYRNVFSDVSRSSIALSAYGILTGKRTPSAPKIGLPPTLPWLSIPYKEYWRLCHEAVLACKQDCICQLHR comes from the exons ATGTTCACGTAT GTAGTGTTTTATGGAATTCCCGTGTTTGGTGGCCACCATTACTCATTGGGTTTCAAGAGTTCATCTGATGGGGTGACAAACCATTGCAAGAAGCCTGAATGGGTTAAGGATCTTAACAGGAAGCAACCATATCTTGACTTG GATGCTGTAATTCTATCTATCAACACTGCTAATGCGGCTAAAGTATTTACCGAAGCATATTGTTCTGCCAAAAGATCCAGGGTTTCGTTCCATTTCTTTTGCAT GTTTTCTATTTTGACATGGCAACTGCTTGCTGTATTGCTTGCATCATTCTCAACTATCTTCTACGTCGTCCTTCAGTCGTTCCATGTCTTGAGCCATGTGTCCCAATCATATATCTACGTCGCATTGGAGAAGGTATTCTGCAATACATGTAAAAATCTAGAAATACGGTGCTGCCAACTCCTGTATTGGCCAGTTTTTCTCAAAGATTATGGTCTCAG GTCTCAATCTTGTGTGGAGTATGCTGAGAAAGCAGCATTTCACAAGCATTCCATGTGGACAAGCCTTGTAGTTGATCTACTTCTGGGGAACTTTCTTGGCATCATATTGTGGTGTCGAGCAAGAGAAGCTTGTGCATGGATTTCAGTTTTTTCTGAAAATGCCACTAATTATCTTCTGCGTACTGGTTGTGTGTGGCTTATGGGAAACCCAGCGGGATTCAAGCTGAACACTGAGCTAGCTGGAGTTCTTGGGACAATATCCCTGATTGCTATTCAAATTTGGTCTACCATTTGGTGGTTATTGGGTTTATTCTTGATTCATCTCATAAAAGTAGTTGCTGTATTTGGTTCGTTGTTTGGGCTGACTGCAGCAGCTGCTCTGATCATTGACACAATTTCACTAGCAACAACACATGTTTCTACTCTTCAGTGGTTGCTTACACTGCTCTATTCATGGCAAATACAGGCTGTAGATGCTTTATGGCGTCTTTTCAG GGGTAGGAAGTGGAATCCTCTTCGTCAGAGACTAGACAGCTATGCGTACAGTGTGGAGCAGCATGTAGTTGGGTCTCTCCTATTTACTCCACTTCTACTTCTGCTGCCGACGACTTCATTGTTCTATATTTTCTTCACCATTATGAAGACAACCATTAGCTTTGTCTGCATAGCCATTCAGTTTGGCATATCTATAATTCATGCCACACCGTACATTAAGATTTTCATTTGGTTCGTGAGGAGAAAACGTTTTCCTTGTGGATTATGGTTTGATATTGTTTTGTGTCAGAGAAATGCCACTAATTCTTCAGAGGTTAAATCTGCTGAAAAGACTGCATCAGGCTCTGAGAATTCTCTCCGCGCAAGCTGCTGTAGATCGACAGTTCTGGTTTCATTTCTTCACAGCAATTTTTTGAACTTAA GACAAGTAGTTTGGCCCCACTATCGAAATGTTTTTTCAGATGTATCTAGATCTTCTATTGCATTGTCAGCTTATGGAATTCTTACAGGAAAAAG AACTCCATCAGCTCCAAAGATTGGCCTTCCCCCGACGTTGCCATGGCTGTCTATTCCATATAAAGAATACTGGCGCCTTTGCCATGAAGCTGTCCTCGCTTGCAAGCAAGATTGCATCTGCCAATTGCACCGATAG